From Candidatus Rubrimentiphilum sp., one genomic window encodes:
- a CDS encoding YggS family pyridoxal phosphate-dependent enzyme: MTNEIATRYAELRSAIPAHVRIVAVTKSQPALAIEAALAAGVTEIGENYLQEAKAKFVAIAADYAKHFIGHVQSNKAKAIVETFDVVQSVDRIEAGRALAKAAAAAGKRLPVLIQLNISPSERFGVRPEDAPELADALRREPSLLVDGVMAIGPLGASRSETARAFELAASVFGVVGGTTLSLGMSDDWSEALRAGSTMVRLGSAIFGARPAPSRV, encoded by the coding sequence GTGACAAACGAGATCGCAACTCGTTACGCGGAGCTGCGATCGGCGATTCCGGCACACGTCCGGATCGTCGCAGTGACCAAATCGCAACCCGCTCTGGCCATTGAGGCGGCGCTGGCGGCCGGGGTGACGGAGATCGGCGAAAATTATCTACAGGAAGCTAAAGCCAAGTTTGTTGCGATTGCGGCAGACTACGCGAAGCATTTTATCGGCCACGTCCAAAGCAACAAGGCCAAAGCGATCGTCGAAACGTTTGACGTCGTGCAGAGCGTCGATCGCATCGAAGCGGGCCGTGCGCTGGCGAAAGCGGCGGCCGCCGCCGGCAAGCGCCTTCCAGTGCTCATTCAGCTGAACATTTCACCGTCCGAGCGCTTCGGCGTGCGGCCGGAGGACGCGCCCGAGCTCGCCGACGCGCTGCGCCGCGAGCCGAGCCTGCTGGTGGACGGCGTCATGGCGATCGGGCCGCTCGGCGCATCGCGCAGCGAGACCGCCCGAGCATTCGAACTCGCCGCCAGCGTCTTCGGCGTTGTCGGCGGGACGACGCTCTCGCTCGGGATGTCGGACGACTGGAGCGAGGCCTTGCGCGCGGGCTCGACGATGGTGCGGCTGGGGAGCGCCATTTTCGGAGCGCGGCCCGCGCCTTCGCGGGTCTAG
- the lgt gene encoding prolipoprotein diacylglyceryl transferase, whose amino-acid sequence MNHWFTYPNIDPIAVHLGWFNIHWYGISYLIGFIAVYLWMSRPEGRRRLGLTRDQIQDFLVYALVGVLVGGRLFFVVNDIISKHDLSSYLSNPINFIAVWNGGMAFHGAMIVTILAILLFLRKHPGLTFNVLGDELVVLLPLGIALTRCVNFINDELWGDVCKPDRPWCMIPGSSSNLGLAYRHPSQLYEAILDILTLPILLLIYKRRPPDGVVAWSWFTIYGVTRSIAEIWRQADFSWHGITGGQLYSLPMIVIGLIGLYLCLRKPVRTDAAPAS is encoded by the coding sequence TTGAATCATTGGTTCACGTATCCCAACATCGATCCGATCGCCGTACATCTCGGCTGGTTCAACATTCACTGGTACGGCATTTCATATCTGATCGGGTTCATCGCGGTCTATCTATGGATGAGCCGGCCGGAGGGCAGGCGGCGGCTCGGCTTGACGCGCGATCAAATACAGGACTTCCTGGTGTATGCGCTGGTCGGCGTCTTGGTTGGCGGAAGACTGTTCTTCGTCGTCAACGACATCATCAGCAAGCACGATCTCTCGTCCTACCTTAGCAACCCGATCAATTTCATCGCGGTGTGGAACGGCGGCATGGCTTTCCACGGCGCCATGATCGTGACCATTCTCGCGATCCTGCTCTTCCTGCGCAAACATCCGGGCCTGACGTTCAACGTGCTGGGCGACGAGCTTGTCGTGCTCTTGCCGCTGGGCATCGCGCTTACGCGGTGCGTGAACTTCATCAACGACGAGCTGTGGGGAGACGTCTGCAAACCGGACCGGCCCTGGTGCATGATACCGGGCAGCTCCTCGAATTTGGGCTTGGCGTACCGTCATCCGTCGCAGCTTTACGAGGCGATTCTCGATATCCTGACGCTGCCGATCCTGCTCTTGATTTACAAGCGCCGTCCGCCCGACGGCGTCGTGGCGTGGAGCTGGTTCACGATCTACGGCGTCACCCGCTCGATCGCCGAGATCTGGCGGCAAGCCGACTTCTCGTGGCACGGCATTACCGGCGGTCAGTTGTACTCGCTGCCGATGATCGTCATCGGATTGATCGGCCTCTATCTGTGTCTGCGTAAACCGGTCCGCACCGACGCCGCGCCGGCGTCGTGA
- a CDS encoding cytochrome c biogenesis protein CcdA has translation MTPHLSAGIAFLAGLVSFVSPCVLPLVPAYLSFLTGSSLEELRGELAAPARARVIAHAVAFIIGFTIVFVALGASASALGGLLKTNRHLIAQIGGVIIIILGLQMTGVFRLKFLAMDARLHLQQANRSLLGSGVVGLAFAAGWSPCIGPILAAILALASQAGGVAQGALLLFIYSMGLAVPFLALAVAFGAVLPALNRMKQFLPAVEIASGVFMIAVGVVLVTDSFLRISGWFYQYVPTPKI, from the coding sequence GTGACCCCGCACCTTAGCGCCGGGATTGCGTTCCTGGCGGGCCTCGTTTCCTTCGTTTCCCCCTGCGTCCTCCCGTTGGTTCCGGCATATCTGTCGTTTCTGACCGGATCCAGCTTGGAGGAACTGCGCGGCGAGCTCGCGGCGCCCGCACGCGCGCGCGTCATCGCGCATGCCGTTGCATTTATCATTGGTTTTACGATCGTTTTCGTCGCGCTCGGAGCATCAGCCAGTGCGCTCGGCGGCTTGCTCAAAACCAACCGTCATCTGATCGCGCAGATCGGCGGGGTCATCATCATCATTCTTGGGCTGCAAATGACTGGGGTCTTCCGTCTGAAATTCTTGGCGATGGACGCGCGCCTGCATCTGCAGCAGGCAAACCGGTCGCTGCTCGGCTCCGGAGTCGTCGGACTGGCGTTCGCCGCGGGCTGGTCGCCCTGCATCGGTCCCATTCTGGCCGCGATTCTCGCGCTGGCGTCGCAAGCCGGGGGAGTGGCTCAGGGCGCGCTGCTGCTGTTCATTTATTCTATGGGTCTGGCAGTGCCGTTTCTCGCACTCGCAGTCGCGTTCGGCGCGGTTTTGCCGGCGCTCAATCGCATGAAACAGTTTCTACCGGCGGTCGAAATTGCTTCAGGAGTTTTTATGATCGCCGTTGGAGTCGTCTTGGTTACCGATTCTTTCCTTCGCATCTCCGGCTGGTTCTATCAATATGTACCGACGCCAAAGATCTGA
- a CDS encoding RluA family pseudouridine synthase yields MRLAVAPDDAGKRADLVVAHRAGISRSLIAEASAGGKLRVNGEAVKGSYVLSEGDVIEYEVRERAPLVVEPEAIDIPIVYEDEDIIVIDKPAGMVTHPAHGATSGTLVNAILGHVGTLPGDSVRPGLVHRLDRDTSGLLVVAKNAEALSFLSKGMKGRHIAREYLGLVAGIPAQPKGTIDGAIGRDEHNRLKYAITAGGKHAITHYEIRERLVKAAELLFRLETGRTHQIRVHMAALGHPLINDPVYGRTDPRFELPGQALHAWRLSFMHPRTREHMTFETDPPPEYLAAKKLLASP; encoded by the coding sequence TTGCGACTCGCCGTCGCGCCTGACGATGCCGGCAAGCGCGCCGACTTGGTCGTCGCGCACCGCGCCGGGATCTCGCGTTCGCTTATAGCGGAAGCTTCCGCCGGCGGAAAGCTGCGCGTGAACGGCGAGGCGGTCAAGGGCAGTTACGTGCTCAGCGAGGGCGACGTCATCGAGTACGAAGTTCGAGAGCGCGCCCCGCTCGTCGTCGAGCCCGAAGCGATCGACATTCCGATCGTCTATGAAGACGAAGACATCATCGTCATCGACAAGCCGGCCGGTATGGTCACCCATCCTGCGCACGGCGCCACGAGCGGAACGCTGGTCAACGCGATCCTCGGACACGTTGGAACGCTGCCCGGCGATAGCGTTCGTCCGGGGTTAGTGCACCGGCTCGACCGCGACACGTCCGGACTTCTCGTCGTTGCGAAAAACGCCGAGGCGCTGAGTTTCTTGTCCAAGGGGATGAAAGGGCGGCACATTGCGCGCGAGTATCTCGGGCTGGTGGCCGGCATTCCGGCTCAACCCAAAGGCACGATCGACGGCGCGATCGGACGCGATGAGCACAATCGTCTGAAATACGCCATCACCGCGGGCGGAAAGCATGCGATCACGCACTACGAAATACGCGAGCGGCTCGTGAAAGCCGCGGAACTTCTCTTTCGCCTGGAGACCGGTCGCACGCATCAGATTCGCGTGCACATGGCGGCGCTGGGACATCCGCTGATCAACGATCCGGTATACGGCCGCACCGATCCTCGTTTCGAGCTGCCTGGACAGGCATTGCACGCGTGGCGGTTGAGCTTCATGCATCCGCGCACGCGCGAGCACATGACTTTTGAAACCGATCCGCCGCCGGAATATCTCGCGGCGAAAAAACTCCTCGCGTCGCCGTGA
- the csaB gene encoding polysaccharide pyruvyl transferase CsaB translates to MRLLLSGYYGFGNLGDEALLQVIVSQVRTRHPYAEIDVLSAKPEITAHELRVDATPRWDSRAVRTAIERADVVLSGGGGLLQNATSLRSLIYYTGIIRAAVRARRKTMIFAQSIGPLDFWGKTVVRETCKGIAGATVRDDRSQALLASLLPSVRVERTADPAFLFDAAEETVDLSAEGLGPQSDPFAVISVRKADGMKDRIDLIARAADRLSEQYGLRVAFVPLGGASDAEVSTTVIRKCRTAPMLLPEASLSRTANIIGRAKLVIGMRLHALILAARQGVPFIAIPYDPKVTSFCSDLAYPLEPLFSLESPAAKPAPEAIDAAIDSLWTQREALHEYLIAAREPLERLALRNFEVLDELIAEKQSG, encoded by the coding sequence GTGCGGCTGTTGTTGAGCGGGTATTATGGTTTCGGCAACCTCGGCGATGAAGCGCTGCTCCAGGTGATCGTTTCACAGGTGCGGACGCGCCATCCGTATGCCGAGATCGATGTCCTGAGTGCCAAACCGGAGATCACGGCGCACGAGCTGCGCGTGGACGCCACGCCGCGTTGGGACTCCAGAGCCGTGCGCACTGCGATTGAAAGAGCCGACGTCGTTCTTTCCGGCGGCGGCGGCTTGCTGCAGAACGCGACGAGCCTGCGCAGCCTCATCTACTATACGGGCATCATCCGAGCGGCAGTGCGCGCGCGCCGGAAAACGATGATCTTTGCGCAGTCGATCGGGCCGTTGGATTTTTGGGGAAAGACCGTCGTGCGCGAAACCTGCAAAGGCATCGCCGGCGCAACCGTGCGCGACGATCGGTCGCAGGCGCTGCTCGCTTCGCTGCTGCCGTCCGTGCGCGTCGAACGCACCGCCGATCCCGCCTTCCTCTTCGATGCGGCGGAAGAAACAGTCGATCTCTCAGCCGAAGGACTCGGGCCACAGAGCGATCCGTTCGCAGTCATTAGCGTGCGCAAAGCCGACGGCATGAAGGACCGCATCGATCTGATTGCGCGCGCGGCAGACCGGCTAAGCGAGCAGTATGGCTTGCGCGTCGCATTCGTGCCGCTTGGCGGCGCCTCGGATGCGGAAGTCTCGACGACGGTGATCCGCAAGTGCCGAACGGCGCCGATGCTGCTGCCCGAAGCCTCGCTAAGCCGCACGGCAAACATCATCGGGCGCGCCAAACTGGTGATCGGAATGCGCCTGCACGCGCTGATTTTAGCGGCGCGTCAAGGCGTGCCGTTTATTGCGATCCCATACGATCCAAAGGTGACGTCGTTCTGCAGCGATCTTGCCTACCCGCTCGAGCCGCTGTTTTCGCTCGAATCGCCCGCGGCGAAACCGGCGCCCGAAGCCATCGATGCGGCGATAGATAGCCTGTGGACCCAGCGCGAAGCGCTGCATGAGTATTTGATCGCGGCGCGGGAACCGCTCGAACGTCTGGCGTTGCGCAATTTCGAAGTTCTGGACGAACTTATCGCCGAAAAGCAATCCGGATGA
- the ileS gene encoding isoleucine--tRNA ligase: MSDVTERDYRDTLNLPTTSFPMKADLPKREPDRVAWWEEHRVYERRLERNKSSEPWILHDGPPYANGELHMGHFLNMVLKDIFVKIALLDGKWAKFVPGWDMHGLPIELETLKHLKIKDFHDVDPIELREKCKERALYWLDRQRTDRMRMGNFGGWEHPYRTIDPEFEATIVETLGELADKDQIYKGLRSTLWCIHDETALAEAEIEYKPRVSPSIYVRFTANTEQREALLGVFLRCHGEPVEPPPSAVEAPSKVSILIWTTTPWTLPANEAIALRADAEYGLYRVGNEAVIVAEALAEKALGERFASAQKLGSAQGSALEGLAVRHPFMDRDAPIVLAGYVDMETGTGAVHTAPGHGADDFETGVKYNLPIVNPVNARGVFTDEAGPYAGLHIWKANPKIVEDLRASGALWNASELEHSYPHCWRCHNPVIFRATAQWFIAMDQNRLRARTIENIREVRWTPAWGQERITQMMETHPEWCISRQRTWGTPIPAVVCAACGESILDPQIARITAQRFRERGANTWWQEPVETFLPENFACPKCRGTVFEKEKNIVDIWFESGVTHLAVLGKNGLPWPSDLVLEGGDQYRGWFRSSIVTATAVKGAAPYKSVVKNGWVNDESGRPMSKSLGTGIDAQQAMHKWGADVLRLWAASVEFVDDVRFGPHVIEQVGRVYRNIRNRLRFMVSNLDDVTPAELVPRKEMEPFDALACELTDRFIARVRDLLAAYDLHGAYLETVRFEGEDLSSFYLDALKDRLYSSAATAPRRRSAQSALLYIFTQMLAVLAPLLSFTAEEAWQALREDLRGERASVFDLSPEGHAASEKSVALWELLKELRGQVAANESPRDFETDAALVVVPAAMLHDVQALGDGLREALVVSVVDRVEGKDAERRVELKPAKGAKCKRCWKYLPLGTDPKHPLLCAPCAAIVSAL; the protein is encoded by the coding sequence ATGAGCGATGTGACGGAGCGCGACTATCGCGACACGCTGAATCTTCCGACGACGAGCTTTCCGATGAAGGCCGATCTGCCCAAGCGGGAGCCGGATCGCGTTGCTTGGTGGGAAGAGCACCGCGTCTACGAGCGCAGACTAGAGCGCAACAAGTCCAGCGAGCCGTGGATTTTGCACGACGGGCCGCCGTATGCCAACGGCGAGCTGCACATGGGCCATTTTCTCAACATGGTGCTCAAGGATATCTTCGTAAAGATCGCACTGCTCGACGGCAAGTGGGCGAAGTTCGTCCCGGGCTGGGACATGCACGGTTTACCGATCGAACTCGAGACGCTCAAGCATCTGAAGATCAAAGATTTCCACGACGTCGATCCGATCGAGCTGCGCGAGAAGTGCAAAGAGCGTGCGCTCTATTGGCTCGATCGCCAGCGTACCGATCGCATGCGCATGGGAAACTTCGGCGGCTGGGAGCATCCCTACCGGACGATCGATCCTGAGTTTGAAGCGACGATCGTCGAAACGCTCGGTGAACTCGCGGACAAAGATCAAATCTACAAAGGGCTGCGCTCGACACTGTGGTGCATTCACGACGAAACCGCGCTGGCGGAAGCGGAGATCGAGTACAAACCGCGAGTCTCGCCGTCGATCTACGTGCGCTTCACCGCGAACACCGAACAACGAGAAGCACTCCTCGGCGTCTTTCTACGGTGTCATGGTGAGCCTGTCGAACCACCGCCGAGCGCAGTCGAGGCGCCGTCGAAGGTATCAATTCTCATCTGGACCACGACACCATGGACGCTGCCGGCAAATGAAGCAATAGCGCTGCGCGCCGATGCGGAGTACGGCTTGTATCGCGTTGGGAATGAAGCGGTGATTGTGGCCGAGGCGCTGGCGGAGAAAGCGCTAGGCGAACGTTTCGCGAGCGCGCAAAAACTCGGAAGCGCGCAAGGCAGCGCGCTGGAGGGACTTGCGGTTCGCCATCCGTTCATGGATCGCGACGCGCCGATCGTGCTCGCAGGTTACGTCGACATGGAAACCGGAACCGGTGCGGTGCACACTGCGCCCGGACACGGCGCCGACGATTTCGAAACCGGCGTGAAGTACAACCTGCCGATCGTGAACCCGGTAAATGCGCGCGGCGTGTTTACCGATGAGGCCGGACCGTATGCCGGCCTGCACATTTGGAAAGCGAATCCCAAGATTGTCGAGGATCTGCGCGCGAGCGGCGCGCTCTGGAACGCATCGGAGCTCGAGCACAGTTACCCGCATTGCTGGCGCTGCCATAACCCCGTTATCTTTCGCGCAACAGCGCAATGGTTCATCGCTATGGATCAGAACCGGCTGCGGGCACGCACGATCGAAAACATTCGCGAAGTGCGGTGGACGCCCGCGTGGGGACAAGAACGCATCACGCAGATGATGGAGACGCACCCCGAGTGGTGCATCTCACGCCAGCGTACGTGGGGAACGCCAATCCCCGCCGTCGTCTGCGCGGCGTGCGGCGAGTCGATTCTCGATCCGCAAATCGCGCGAATCACGGCCCAGCGTTTTCGCGAGCGCGGCGCCAACACGTGGTGGCAAGAGCCGGTCGAAACCTTTCTTCCCGAGAACTTCGCTTGCCCCAAGTGCCGCGGCACGGTCTTTGAGAAAGAAAAGAACATCGTCGACATTTGGTTTGAGTCGGGCGTCACGCATCTGGCGGTGCTCGGCAAGAACGGATTACCGTGGCCATCGGATCTCGTGCTTGAAGGCGGCGATCAATACCGCGGCTGGTTTCGCAGTTCGATCGTAACGGCGACCGCCGTGAAAGGCGCGGCGCCTTACAAGAGCGTGGTGAAAAACGGCTGGGTCAACGACGAGAGCGGGCGGCCGATGAGCAAGTCGCTCGGCACCGGCATCGACGCGCAACAGGCGATGCACAAGTGGGGCGCGGACGTGCTCCGCCTTTGGGCTGCGTCGGTGGAGTTCGTCGACGACGTGCGCTTCGGTCCTCACGTTATCGAGCAAGTCGGCCGGGTCTATCGCAACATTCGCAACCGGCTGCGTTTCATGGTGAGCAATCTCGACGACGTAACGCCCGCCGAGCTGGTGCCGCGCAAGGAGATGGAGCCGTTCGATGCATTGGCGTGCGAGCTGACCGATCGGTTTATCGCGCGCGTTCGCGACTTGTTGGCCGCATACGATTTGCATGGCGCGTACTTGGAGACAGTGCGGTTTGAAGGCGAGGACCTGTCAAGTTTTTATCTCGATGCGTTGAAGGACCGGCTTTATTCGAGCGCCGCAACCGCGCCGCGCCGGCGCAGTGCGCAGAGCGCGCTCCTTTATATCTTCACGCAGATGCTGGCGGTGCTGGCGCCGCTGCTCTCGTTCACCGCGGAAGAAGCATGGCAAGCGCTCCGCGAGGATCTGCGAGGCGAGCGTGCGAGCGTCTTCGATCTCTCGCCCGAAGGACACGCCGCATCCGAAAAATCCGTTGCGCTATGGGAGTTGCTCAAGGAGCTGCGCGGGCAAGTCGCAGCGAATGAATCGCCGCGGGACTTTGAGACTGATGCGGCGCTCGTGGTCGTTCCGGCCGCGATGCTGCACGACGTGCAAGCGCTCGGAGACGGATTGCGCGAAGCGCTGGTCGTCTCCGTTGTGGATCGGGTCGAAGGCAAGGACGCCGAGCGGCGCGTGGAGCTGAAACCTGCGAAGGGCGCGAAATGCAAACGCTGCTGGAAGTATTTGCCGCTCGGCACGGACCCGAAGCATCCGCTGTTGTGCGCACCCTGCGCTGCCATCGTGTCCGCGTTGTAG
- the ygiD gene encoding 4,5-DOPA dioxygenase extradiol: MRMPAIFFGHGNPMNALAQNDYTKAWNAIGAQIPRPKAILAISAHWYVPNTAVTVMNAPRTIHDFGGFPRELFEFSYPAPGSPELAARVRDLLEPSDVEMDRQWGLDHGTWSVLCHVFPQADVPVVQLSIDETQPPAFHYRVGKSLAPLRDENVLVIGSGNVVHNLHAYAWGRHPAEPFDWAVRFDQRVRELLTAGNIEPLVDYESLGRDALLSAPTPDHYLPLLYIAGMRDAADPVSFPVTGMDGGSISMLSVRFG, translated from the coding sequence ATGAGAATGCCGGCAATCTTCTTCGGCCACGGAAACCCGATGAATGCGCTGGCGCAAAACGACTACACGAAGGCGTGGAACGCAATCGGCGCCCAGATTCCGCGGCCCAAAGCAATTCTTGCGATCTCCGCCCACTGGTACGTGCCGAACACGGCCGTCACCGTTATGAACGCACCGCGCACGATTCACGATTTCGGCGGTTTTCCGCGCGAACTGTTTGAATTTTCGTACCCGGCGCCCGGCAGCCCGGAACTGGCGGCGCGCGTACGCGATCTGCTCGAGCCGTCCGACGTCGAGATGGATCGCCAGTGGGGACTCGATCACGGCACGTGGTCGGTTCTTTGCCATGTGTTTCCACAAGCGGACGTGCCCGTCGTGCAGTTGAGCATCGACGAAACGCAGCCGCCGGCGTTTCACTACCGCGTTGGCAAGTCGCTCGCGCCGCTGCGCGACGAAAACGTGCTCGTGATCGGCAGCGGCAACGTCGTGCACAACCTTCACGCCTACGCGTGGGGACGGCATCCGGCCGAGCCGTTCGATTGGGCGGTGCGCTTCGACCAGCGCGTCCGGGAGTTGTTGACGGCGGGCAACATCGAGCCGCTGGTCGACTACGAGTCGCTCGGACGCGACGCGCTGCTCTCGGCGCCGACGCCCGATCATTATCTGCCGCTGCTCTACATTGCAGGCATGCGCGATGCGGCCGATCCGGTCTCGTTCCCCGTTACGGGAATGGACGGCGGCTCCATCTCCATGCTCAGCGTTCGGTTTGGCTGA
- a CDS encoding c-type cytochrome, whose translation MVPMRSLILVCAAAFAIAGCAQPAAPNKAEALTAAAALKNGKSIFLTGKDSAGFRILAQQAPLRASCAACHRANGSGGVHLPGGAISADLRQKALVTDQNPPYTLTTLERAISTGVDNLDKPLDPVMPRWKMTPRDLHDVAMYVLTLK comes from the coding sequence ATGGTGCCTATGCGAAGTTTGATTCTCGTGTGCGCGGCCGCATTTGCAATAGCCGGATGCGCGCAACCGGCCGCACCCAACAAGGCCGAAGCGTTGACGGCCGCGGCCGCTTTAAAAAACGGCAAGTCGATTTTCCTCACCGGCAAGGATAGCGCCGGCTTCCGCATCTTGGCACAGCAGGCGCCGCTGCGAGCATCCTGCGCCGCATGCCATCGCGCTAACGGCTCCGGAGGCGTGCATTTGCCCGGCGGCGCAATCAGCGCCGACTTGCGCCAAAAAGCGCTTGTCACCGATCAAAATCCGCCGTACACGCTCACCACTTTGGAACGCGCTATCTCCACCGGCGTCGACAATCTCGACAAGCCGCTCGATCCCGTCATGCCGCGCTGGAAGATGACGCCGCGCGATCTGCACGACGTCGCAATGTACGTTTTAACGCTCAAATAA
- the lspA gene encoding signal peptidase II, protein MVAADQLSKNYIATHFLPGESRLVIPGLLRWTYEQNQHGAFGLFGDSPALLIVMAVIVLAVFWLSFRDQAKQSVVVRIAFGMILGGAIGNIIDRLHYRFVIDFIDFYKIWPNIFDVADSCITAGVILLIISSLATRRRA, encoded by the coding sequence GTGGTGGCAGCCGATCAGCTCAGCAAGAATTATATTGCCACGCACTTCTTGCCGGGTGAAAGCCGTCTAGTCATCCCGGGCTTGCTGCGCTGGACGTACGAGCAAAACCAGCACGGAGCGTTCGGGCTCTTCGGAGATTCCCCGGCGCTCTTGATCGTCATGGCCGTGATCGTGCTCGCGGTTTTTTGGCTGTCGTTTCGCGATCAGGCCAAACAATCGGTCGTCGTCCGCATCGCCTTCGGCATGATCCTGGGCGGCGCCATCGGCAACATCATCGACCGGCTGCACTATCGCTTCGTGATCGACTTCATCGATTTTTACAAGATCTGGCCCAACATCTTCGACGTCGCCGACTCGTGCATTACGGCCGGCGTGATTCTTCTGATCATTTCCAGTCTTGCGACTCGCCGTCGCGCCTGA
- the tgt gene encoding tRNA guanosine(34) transglycosylase Tgt, protein MSIFALTKSDGDVRRGTLHLAHGDVETPAFMPVGTAATVKGLTPDDLRAAHAQIILANTYHLWLRPGLDVLVQAGGLHRFMGWSGPILTDSGGFQVFSLQARRELDDDGVTFASHLDGSRHRFTPENVIAFQEAIGVDIAMVLDVCVQLPADSQTIERAVHLTTEWAKRSAAARTRKDTAVFAIMQGGTDPHARERSAREIVALDFPGYAIGGLSVGESREEMHRLSRFAAELLPREKPRYLMGVGTVRDIVTAVDCGIDMFDCVYPTRCGRTGRAMTRGGEFAIKNAAYVRDFSPLDSSCSCFVCTTFTRAYLAHLFRSNEMLGPRLLSYHNVYLLNDLMREARAAIEEGSWQKFRDSVLLT, encoded by the coding sequence GTGAGCATCTTTGCGCTAACCAAGTCTGACGGCGACGTGCGCCGCGGCACGCTGCACCTGGCGCATGGCGACGTTGAAACGCCGGCTTTCATGCCCGTCGGCACGGCCGCGACCGTCAAGGGATTAACGCCCGACGACCTGCGCGCGGCGCACGCGCAGATCATCCTCGCGAATACGTATCACTTGTGGCTGCGCCCAGGGCTGGACGTGCTCGTTCAAGCCGGCGGACTGCACCGTTTCATGGGATGGAGCGGACCGATTCTTACGGACAGCGGCGGCTTCCAGGTCTTCAGCCTGCAAGCCCGGCGCGAACTGGACGATGACGGCGTGACCTTTGCTTCACATCTCGACGGCAGCCGGCATCGCTTTACCCCCGAGAACGTGATCGCATTTCAAGAAGCAATCGGCGTTGACATCGCGATGGTGCTCGACGTCTGCGTGCAGTTGCCCGCCGATTCGCAAACGATCGAACGTGCGGTACATCTGACGACCGAATGGGCTAAACGCAGCGCGGCGGCGCGCACCCGCAAAGATACTGCCGTCTTTGCGATCATGCAAGGCGGAACGGACCCGCACGCTCGCGAGCGCAGCGCGCGCGAGATCGTGGCACTCGATTTCCCCGGTTACGCGATTGGCGGGCTCTCGGTCGGCGAATCGCGCGAGGAGATGCACCGCCTCTCGCGCTTTGCAGCGGAGCTGCTGCCGCGCGAGAAGCCGCGGTACCTCATGGGTGTCGGAACCGTGCGGGACATTGTGACCGCCGTTGATTGCGGCATCGACATGTTCGATTGCGTCTATCCGACGCGCTGCGGCCGCACCGGGCGTGCGATGACGCGCGGTGGCGAGTTTGCAATTAAGAACGCCGCGTACGTTCGCGATTTCTCGCCGCTCGATTCGAGCTGCTCCTGCTTCGTCTGCACGACGTTCACGCGTGCATATCTCGCGCATCTCTTCCGCTCGAACGAGATGCTGGGCCCTCGCTTGCTTTCATATCACAACGTCTACCTGCTCAACGACCTCATGCGCGAGGCCAGGGCTGCGATCGAAGAAGGGAGTTGGCAAAAGTTTCGCGATAGCGTTCTGCTCACATGA